The following coding sequences lie in one Ctenopharyngodon idella isolate HZGC_01 chromosome 11, HZGC01, whole genome shotgun sequence genomic window:
- the LOC127522361 gene encoding acylphosphatase-2-like isoform X2 → MIICNLNICWTSLLVLTLVILFAMSSDAGEKYVSVDFEYTEEEGKKLGVTGWVKNTRQGTVIGQVQGPPEKVKEMKYWLSKVGSPSSRIHRAQFNNERDISKLEIRGFGTRY, encoded by the exons ATGATTATCTGTAATTTAAACATCTGCTGGACTTCTCTTTTGGTCCTGACACTTGTAATATTGTTTGCAATGTCTTCGGACGCCGGTGAAAAATATGTCTCTGTAGATTTTGAG TATACAGAGGAAGAAGGGAAGAAACTGGGCGTGACAGGCTGGGTAAAGAACACTAGACAGGGCACTGTGATCGGACAGGTGCAGGGACCTCCCGAAAAAGTGAAAGAAAT GAAGTACTGGCTCAGTAAGGTGGGCAGTCCCAGCTCTCGAATCCACCGCGCTCAGTTCAACAACGAGAGAGACATCTCTAAACTGGAGATTCGTGGATTTGGCACTCGCTACTGA
- the LOC127522360 gene encoding uncharacterized protein C2orf73 homolog, whose protein sequence is MEKQMYHNAEICLPRKKKVWECFHSNTFRIFDETVPERLDPLRVYQNHKYPERDPQEPETRNVPHPHHGGFIRTNVRFLNEPVAHMENRQPEQLNWWSNGPEEAPAVNAAYSNASTQRSDFQPIRDAPVRVRETSRPAARGIIPALTSFDQSEKLQDFHRPE, encoded by the exons ATGGAAAAGCAAATGTACCATAATGCAGAAATATGTCTGCCTCGAAAAAAGAAGGTTTGGGAGTGTTTCCA TTCAAACACCTTCAGGATCTTTGATGAAACGGTGCCGGAGCGTCTTGATCCGCTCCGAGTCTATCAGAACCATAAATATCCTGAGAGAGACCCGCAGGAGCCTGAGACCCGCAACGTCCCGCATCCACACCACGGCGGATTCATCAGGACTAACGTGAGGTTCCTGAACGAGCCCGTCGCTCACATGGAGAACAGACAACCTGAACAG TTGAACTGGTGGTCAAACGGTCCTGAAGAGGCTCCAGCTGTGAACGCAGCTTACAGTAACGCCAGCACTCAGAGAAGTGAtttccagccaatcagagacgCTCCTGTCAGAGTGAGAGAGACCAGCAGACCCGCGGCCAGAGGAATCA TCCCAGCTCTCACTTCCTTTGACCAATCAGAAAAACTCCAGGATTTTCATAGACCTGAATGA
- the LOC127522361 gene encoding acylphosphatase-2-like isoform X3 — MFRYTEEEGKKLGVTGWVKNTRQGTVIGQVQGPPEKVKEMKYWLSKVGSPSSRIHRAQFNNERDISKLEIRGFGTRY, encoded by the exons ATGTTCAGG TATACAGAGGAAGAAGGGAAGAAACTGGGCGTGACAGGCTGGGTAAAGAACACTAGACAGGGCACTGTGATCGGACAGGTGCAGGGACCTCCCGAAAAAGTGAAAGAAAT GAAGTACTGGCTCAGTAAGGTGGGCAGTCCCAGCTCTCGAATCCACCGCGCTCAGTTCAACAACGAGAGAGACATCTCTAAACTGGAGATTCGTGGATTTGGCACTCGCTACTGA
- the LOC127522361 gene encoding acylphosphatase-2-like isoform X1, translated as MIICNLNICWTSLLVLTLVILFAMSSDAGEKYVSVDFEVFGNVQGVCFRMYTEEEGKKLGVTGWVKNTRQGTVIGQVQGPPEKVKEMKYWLSKVGSPSSRIHRAQFNNERDISKLEIRGFGTRY; from the exons ATGATTATCTGTAATTTAAACATCTGCTGGACTTCTCTTTTGGTCCTGACACTTGTAATATTGTTTGCAATGTCTTCGGACGCCGGTGAAAAATATGTCTCTGTAGATTTTGAGGTATTCGGGAATGTTCAGG GTGTTTGCTTCAGAATG TATACAGAGGAAGAAGGGAAGAAACTGGGCGTGACAGGCTGGGTAAAGAACACTAGACAGGGCACTGTGATCGGACAGGTGCAGGGACCTCCCGAAAAAGTGAAAGAAAT GAAGTACTGGCTCAGTAAGGTGGGCAGTCCCAGCTCTCGAATCCACCGCGCTCAGTTCAACAACGAGAGAGACATCTCTAAACTGGAGATTCGTGGATTTGGCACTCGCTACTGA